A window from Solanum stenotomum isolate F172 chromosome 7, ASM1918654v1, whole genome shotgun sequence encodes these proteins:
- the LOC125869693 gene encoding uncharacterized protein LOC125869693: MTNPTTSDPIGPGHIMVPNDSPETSEDRTAIQHDEHIARLTQEIEDLRSELTRVRDLTNLSITLQSPLHEPRSTAPNPPRFSSLDSPVPEHFPPQQPPPTNNNLPSTTPINPSNFPPVYTPPQSQPPTYNTYATPPNPSLVNPQNQPPTHTPHISLPTNIYPLPTTNHVNPSNIPPPIQNTPIVQTYTTQHIQGAHIATPYVQHVPPVYAMETQAFTNPIPVKFQPEVDQYEEMEKDVKAKADDVLAREIRDLKEAMRNLQTTRGNKSLEYEDLCVQPDIDLPVGYKMPKFDTFNGIGDPHTHLRAYCDKLVGVGRDKRVRMKLFIRILSGEALAWYTQQDLHKWRGWSDMAQDFMDRFKFNTDIIPDRFYLTKLKKKSTETFREYALRWRSEAARVQPPMSESEMTATFIESQDSSFYYEKLITMMGQKFTEIIRMGEILEEGIKSGRIQDFTTLHAASKAIQYGSINGNKKKKEDVSAVMIGQGRMPGQVSPYLNQPHQPIYPYQYGEASQALYHPPSAPYHVYNTQANYYQPRAPTYNKPHSYQPLQASPFQNRPYTASRARPNHEIKTTRNYTKIAKPLAQLFERLKTAGMIQPIKGKIPDPIPKWFDGSKRCAYHSGVVGHDTEDCYGLKNKIEALIKEGAIQLTGPQPNVNNNPLPKHGNADVNMITIEENVVLNGGIVPIGRVKNNTLSAFDAHIMTTHEQALIEVTVATSYMSLYNSETPTIWGAEPEETLKNWTCTPSLVRRESW; encoded by the coding sequence CCACATCTGATCCAATTGGTCCAGGACATATCATGGTTCCTAATGACTCTCCCGAGACTTCCGAAGATAGAACTGCTATTCAACATGATGAACACATCGCTCGtttgactcaagagattgaggATTTACGTAGTGAACTAACTCGGGTTAGGGACTTGACCAATTTATCCATCACACTCCAAAGTCCACTTCATGAACCTAGAAGTACTGCACCAAATCCACCTCGTTTTTCATCACTTGATTCACCAGTTCCTGAACACTTTCCTCCACAACAACCTCCGCCTACCAACAATAACCTTCCTTCAACTACCCCCATAAATCCATCAAATTTTCCACCCGTCTACACTCCTCCACAGAGTCAACCACCTACTTACAATACCTATGCTACTCCTCCTAATCCATCACTTGTCAACCCACAAAACCAACCTCCAACCCATACTCCTCATATTTCTCTACCCACCAACATTTATCCACTACCTACAACTAATCATGTAAACCCATCAAATATACCACCTCCAATCCAAAATACGCCCATTGTCCAAACTTATACAACTCAGCATATACAAGGGGCACATATTGCCACTCCTTATGTGCAACATGTTCCTCCAGTATATGCGATGGAAACTCAAGCCTTTACCAACCCAATACCGGTCAAGTTTCAACCCGAGGTAGATCAATATGAGGAAATGGAGAAAGATGTCAAGGCAAAGGCTGATGATGTGTTAGCTAGAGAGATTCGTGATCTTAAGGAAGCAATGAGAAACCTCCAAACTACTAGGGGAAACAAAAGCCTAGAATATGAGGATCTCTGTGTGCAACCTGATATTGATTTGCCTGTAGGGTACAAAATGCCAAAGTTTGATACTTTCAATGGAATTGGTGATCCTCATACACATCTAAGGGCGTATTGTGATAAACTGGTAGGAGTGGGGAGAGACAAGAGGGTCAGAATGAAGTTGTTCATAAGAATTTTATCTGGTGAAGCTCTTGCTTGGTACACACAACAAGATCTCCATAAATGGCGCGGTTGGAGTGATATGGCACAAGACTTTATGGATCGATTCAAGTTCAATACCGACATCATACCAGATAGGTTCTACCTCACTAAGTTAAAGAAGAAGTCTACTGAGACATTTCGTGAGTATGCTCTACGTTGGAGGTCAGAAGCAGCTAGAGTCCAACCACCGATGAGTGAGAGTGAAATGACTGCTACCTTTATTGAATCCCAAGATAGCAGTTTTTACTATGAGAAACTGATAACCATGATGGGACAAAAGTTCACAGAAATCATTAGAATGGGAGAAATCTTGGAAGAAGGGATCAAATCAGGAAGAATCCAAGACTTTACAACCTTGCATGCTGCAAGCAAAGCAATTCAATATGGTTCTATCAATgggaacaaaaagaagaaagaagatgtATCTGCTGTCATGATTGGCCAAGGACGCATGCCAGGTCAAGTTTCTCCCTACCTAAATCAACCACATCAACCCATTTACCCTTACCAATATGGTGAAGCCTCACAGGCTCTCTACCATCCTCCATCAGCTCCTTACCATGTCTACAACACCCAAGCGAACTACTATCAACCTCGAGCTCCTACTTATAATAAACCACATTCATACCAACCACTCCAAGCTTCACCTTTTCAAAATCGACCATATACCGCATCTAGAGCTCGTCCAAATCATGAAATCAAAACCACTCGCAACTACACAAAAATAGCCAAACCATTGGCTCAGTTGTTCGAGAGGTTGAAGACAGCAGGTATGATACAACCGATTAAAGGGAAAATTCCTGATCCTATTCCAAAATGGTTTGACGGTTCCAAGCGTTGTGCCTATCATTCTGGAGTTGTTGGACACGACACCGAGGATTGCTATGGTCTCAAAAACAAGATTGAAGCTTTGATTAAAGAAGGAGCAATCCAACTTACTGGACCTCAGCCCAACGTGAACAACAACCCTCTGCCTAAACATGGAAATGCTGATGTGAACATGATAACCATAGAGGAAAATGTGGTGCTGAACGGAGGTATTGTGCCCATTGGAAGGgtgaaaaataatactttatcggcctttgatgctcatatCATGACAACCCATGAACAAGCGTTGATAGAGGTTACTGTTGCAACATCTTACATGTCTCTCTACAACAGCGAGACACCGACCATTTGGGGTGCTGAACCAGAGGAGACTTTGAAGAATTGGACTTGTACTCCATCTCTGGTTCGCCGGGAGTCTTGGTAG